A stretch of the Sulfurimonas sp. HSL-1656 genome encodes the following:
- a CDS encoding EAL domain-containing protein: MKSPTENIIVGDYQEILELQNAILEKVAEDASKEAVLEELCRLQEKMVPGSVASIMLLNTDDGKLYVEAAPSLPKGAIGTLDGVLPGPRNGSCANALLRNEPQYVCDISTDERWQNVLELAQKFGLNACWSLPVVLEGKTVGTFALTSFEARTPTLFHKMLLMVGARIVSIVLKREQHREKLSYLAFHDPLTGLVNRVMLEERLKHMIARSERTGKGAALFFIDLDRFKFLNDTYGHATGDRLLVEVAKRLGENVRNEDTVARFGGDEFVILFEEDEDRDEVLEKAQRLIDAFSEPFQLAEQRFHIYGSVGIAMFPADGKDAQCLLKHADTAMYQAKQAQDHIRFYTPQMSEQSFKSLVLEKELREAISNNEFVVYYQPVFEGSGTSIRAAEALVRWQHPERGLLLPSEFIPFAEETGLISRIDEIVLIQVIADLRRWHAMAINRIIPLSVNISGRHINEKDVTRLTEILNRSALARDYIGLELTETYLMQFAEETVVQLERLKHAGVRLAMDDFGSGYSSLGYLKRFKIDTLKIDQLLVRDIVENPDDRSIAEAIIKMGHSLGLQIVAEGVETLEQLELLKTMECDALQGFYFDRALPPELFELKYLRRRG, from the coding sequence ATGAAAAGCCCCACAGAAAATATTATCGTCGGTGATTACCAGGAGATCCTGGAACTCCAGAATGCCATCTTGGAAAAGGTGGCCGAAGATGCAAGCAAAGAGGCGGTGCTCGAGGAGCTCTGCCGGTTGCAGGAGAAGATGGTCCCGGGCAGCGTCGCGTCGATCATGCTGCTGAATACCGATGACGGCAAGCTCTACGTCGAGGCGGCGCCGTCGCTCCCAAAGGGGGCGATCGGGACGCTCGACGGAGTACTCCCGGGTCCGCGCAACGGCTCCTGCGCCAATGCGCTGCTGCGGAACGAACCGCAGTATGTCTGCGACATCAGCACCGACGAGCGCTGGCAGAACGTGCTGGAGCTTGCGCAGAAGTTCGGGCTTAATGCCTGCTGGTCCCTGCCGGTGGTCCTCGAGGGAAAGACGGTCGGCACATTCGCCCTGACCTCGTTTGAAGCGCGTACGCCGACCCTGTTCCATAAGATGCTGCTCATGGTGGGTGCCCGGATCGTCAGCATCGTCCTCAAACGGGAACAGCACCGGGAAAAACTGAGCTACCTCGCCTTTCACGACCCGCTGACGGGACTGGTGAACCGGGTGATGCTCGAAGAGCGGCTCAAACACATGATCGCCCGTTCCGAACGCACGGGAAAAGGCGCGGCGCTCTTTTTCATCGACCTGGACCGCTTCAAATTCCTCAACGATACCTACGGGCACGCCACCGGGGACCGCCTGCTGGTGGAGGTGGCGAAGCGCCTCGGCGAGAACGTGCGCAACGAGGATACGGTGGCGCGTTTCGGCGGCGACGAATTCGTCATCCTGTTCGAAGAGGATGAGGACAGGGATGAGGTCCTGGAAAAGGCCCAGCGCCTGATCGATGCTTTCAGCGAACCGTTCCAGCTGGCCGAGCAGCGTTTCCATATCTACGGCAGCGTCGGCATCGCCATGTTCCCGGCTGACGGGAAGGATGCCCAGTGCCTGCTCAAGCATGCCGATACGGCGATGTACCAGGCGAAACAGGCCCAGGACCACATCCGCTTCTACACGCCGCAGATGAGCGAACAGAGCTTCAAGAGCCTGGTGCTGGAGAAGGAGCTGCGCGAAGCGATCAGCAACAACGAGTTCGTCGTCTACTACCAGCCCGTATTCGAAGGCAGCGGCACGAGTATCCGCGCGGCGGAGGCCCTTGTGCGCTGGCAACACCCCGAACGCGGACTGCTGCTGCCCAGCGAATTCATCCCCTTCGCCGAAGAGACCGGACTGATTTCGCGGATCGACGAGATCGTGCTGATCCAGGTCATTGCCGACCTGCGGCGCTGGCATGCGATGGCGATCAACAGGATCATCCCGCTCTCGGTCAATATCTCCGGCCGACATATCAATGAAAAAGATGTGACCCGCCTGACGGAGATCCTCAACCGCAGCGCCCTGGCGCGCGACTACATCGGACTGGAACTGACGGAGACCTACCTGATGCAGTTTGCCGAGGAGACGGTCGTACAGCTCGAACGGCTCAAACATGCCGGGGTCAGGCTGGCCATGGATGATTTCGGCAGCGGCTACTCGTCGCTGGGGTACCTCAAGCGTTTCAAGATCGATACCCTCAAGATCGACCAGCTCCTTGTACGCGACATCGTGGAAAACCCCGATGACCGCTCCATCGCCGAAGCGATCATCAAAATGGGGCACAGTCTTGGGCTGCAGATCGTCGCAGAGGGGGTCGAGACGCTGGAACAGCTGGAACTGCTCAAGACGATGGAGTGCGATGCCCTGCAGGGGTTCTATTTCGACCGGGCCCTGCCGCCGGAGCTCTTTGAACTCAAATACCTGCGGAGGCGGGGATGA
- a CDS encoding outer membrane beta-barrel protein, whose protein sequence is MRSAGMLLAATLLCAAERSGPYLEAGAGVGSYNDDSRRAEVTTDSVTQYRFGAGAFINNYLSVSLDYAQFGAFDGRTGTGETSRETFKVLSAAVTGHYPVFNERIDLYARFGAGELYWDQSRPERKSSSAGTVVYGIGVGVRALEWITVNAGYDFYQFGMDENGTSYDMSLGSAYVGIQVLF, encoded by the coding sequence ATGAGAAGCGCAGGCATGCTGCTTGCGGCGACGCTGCTGTGCGCTGCCGAGCGCAGCGGCCCCTACCTGGAAGCGGGGGCGGGCGTGGGCAGCTACAACGACGACAGCCGCCGTGCGGAGGTTACGACCGACAGCGTGACACAGTACCGTTTCGGCGCGGGGGCGTTTATCAATAACTACCTTTCCGTCTCGCTTGATTATGCCCAGTTCGGGGCGTTCGACGGGCGTACGGGAACAGGCGAAACCTCCCGGGAGACTTTCAAAGTGCTGTCGGCCGCCGTGACGGGGCACTACCCCGTCTTTAACGAACGGATCGACCTCTATGCGCGTTTCGGCGCCGGCGAGCTTTACTGGGACCAGAGCCGCCCCGAGCGCAAAAGCAGCTCGGCCGGGACGGTCGTCTACGGCATCGGCGTCGGTGTCCGGGCGCTGGAGTGGATCACGGTCAACGCGGGGTATGACTTCTACCAGTTCGGGATGGACGAGAACGGGACATCCTATGATATGAGTCTCGGGAGTGCCTATGTCGGCATCCAGGTGCTTTTTTAG
- a CDS encoding TlyA family RNA methyltransferase translates to MRLDHYLVEAGLAPTRSKAQQLVKAGSVTVEGSVVTKPAFDVTSQQVAVTEAMPYVSRAALKLKGFLPSLPFDVRGMYALDIGASTGGFTQVLLEAGAAAVDAVDVGRDQLHPEVKADPRVRSFEQTDIRRFAPGRSYDVVTSDVSFISLHHILDDVERLAAHWIVLLFKPQFEVGRDAARDRKGVVTDQAAIAKAMADFEAACAARGWRLCVKEQAAITGKEGNSETCYCFERG, encoded by the coding sequence GTGCGTCTTGACCACTACCTTGTCGAAGCGGGCCTGGCACCGACGCGTTCGAAAGCGCAGCAGCTCGTCAAAGCCGGGAGTGTCACCGTCGAGGGCAGCGTCGTGACGAAACCGGCCTTCGACGTAACGTCCCAGCAGGTAGCGGTGACCGAAGCCATGCCCTATGTCAGCCGCGCGGCGCTGAAGCTCAAGGGGTTCCTGCCATCCTTGCCGTTTGACGTCAGGGGGATGTATGCGCTCGATATCGGCGCTTCGACGGGGGGATTCACCCAGGTGCTGCTCGAAGCGGGTGCGGCAGCGGTCGATGCCGTCGATGTCGGCAGGGACCAGCTGCACCCGGAGGTGAAGGCGGACCCCCGCGTCCGGAGCTTCGAACAGACCGATATCCGCCGTTTCGCGCCGGGCCGGTCCTATGACGTTGTCACGAGCGACGTCTCGTTCATTTCGCTGCACCATATCCTCGATGACGTGGAGCGGCTCGCAGCGCACTGGATCGTGCTGCTCTTCAAACCGCAGTTCGAGGTCGGCCGCGACGCGGCGCGGGACAGGAAGGGGGTCGTCACGGACCAGGCGGCCATAGCGAAGGCGATGGCGGATTTCGAAGCGGCCTGCGCGGCGCGGGGCTGGCGGCTGTGTGTGAAGGAACAGGCCGCAATCACGGGCAAGGAGGGGAACAGTGAGACATGCTACTGCTTTGAAAGAGGTTGA